In one Pseudomonas fitomaticsae genomic region, the following are encoded:
- the tesB gene encoding acyl-CoA thioesterase II: MSQVLEDLVDLLTLEPIEENLFRGRSQDLGFRQLFGGQVLGQSLSAASQTVEETRHVHSMHGYFLRPGDAKLPVVYSVDRVRDGGSFSTRRVTAIQKGHPIFTCSASFQYDEEGFEHQSQMPQVVGPENLPSELELTQQRAHLIPEHMREKLLCPKPIEVRPVTEKDPYNPQPADPIKYVWFRADGALADIPALHKYLLAYASDFGLLTTSMLPHGKSVWQKDMQVASLDHALWFHNDLRADDWLLYAMDSPWAGNSRGFSRGSVFNRAGQLVASVTQEGLIRHRKDWA; encoded by the coding sequence ATGAGCCAAGTGTTGGAAGATCTGGTGGATCTGCTGACCCTCGAACCGATCGAGGAAAACCTGTTCCGTGGTCGCAGCCAGGATCTGGGCTTTCGCCAGTTGTTCGGCGGCCAGGTGCTCGGCCAGTCGCTGTCGGCGGCCAGTCAGACCGTTGAAGAAACGCGCCATGTGCATTCGATGCACGGTTATTTCCTGCGTCCGGGCGACGCCAAGTTGCCGGTGGTCTACTCGGTTGACCGTGTGCGCGACGGCGGCAGTTTCAGCACCCGCCGCGTGACCGCGATCCAGAAGGGCCACCCGATTTTCACTTGCAGCGCTTCGTTCCAGTACGACGAAGAAGGCTTCGAACACCAGAGCCAGATGCCGCAAGTGGTCGGCCCGGAAAACCTGCCGTCGGAGCTGGAACTGACCCAGCAACGCGCGCACCTGATCCCGGAACACATGCGCGAAAAGCTGCTGTGCCCGAAGCCGATCGAAGTGCGCCCGGTCACCGAAAAGGACCCGTACAACCCGCAACCGGCGGATCCGATCAAATACGTGTGGTTCCGCGCCGACGGCGCGTTGGCCGACATTCCGGCGCTGCACAAATACCTGCTGGCCTACGCCTCGGACTTCGGTCTGCTGACCACCTCGATGCTGCCCCACGGCAAATCGGTCTGGCAGAAAGACATGCAGGTCGCCAGCCTCGACCACGCGTTGTGGTTCCACAATGACCTGCGCGCCGACGACTGGTTGCTCTACGCCATGGACAGTCCGTGGGCCGGCAACTCGCGCGGGTTCTCCCGTGGCAGCGTGTTCAACCGCGCCGGGCAACTGGTGGCGTCGGTGACCCAGGAAGGCCTGATCCGTCATCGCAAGGACTGGGCATGA
- a CDS encoding GNAT family N-acetyltransferase encodes MEPILELESARLLMRQWQDEDLPAFAAMCADPQVMRYFPAPLSRLESAALIGRVRGHFAEHGYGLWALERKDTGEFIGFTGLGVVGFDAPFTPAVEIGWRLAKEHWGLGYASEAAWTALRCGFDRVALNEVVSFTSETNLPSQKVMQAIGMHHAPQEDFDHPRLADGHPLRRHVLYRITREQWLETLHG; translated from the coding sequence ATGGAACCGATACTGGAGCTGGAAAGCGCAAGGCTGCTGATGCGCCAATGGCAGGACGAGGATTTGCCGGCGTTCGCGGCCATGTGCGCCGACCCGCAGGTGATGCGCTACTTCCCCGCGCCCTTGAGCCGGCTGGAAAGCGCCGCGCTGATCGGCCGGGTGCGCGGACATTTCGCCGAGCACGGTTACGGCCTATGGGCGCTGGAGCGCAAGGACACCGGCGAGTTCATCGGTTTTACCGGGCTCGGCGTGGTCGGTTTCGATGCGCCGTTCACCCCGGCGGTGGAAATCGGCTGGAGGCTGGCCAAGGAACACTGGGGCCTCGGTTATGCCAGCGAAGCGGCCTGGACTGCCCTGCGTTGCGGCTTTGACCGGGTGGCGCTGAATGAGGTGGTGTCGTTCACCAGCGAGACTAATCTGCCGTCGCAGAAAGTCATGCAGGCGATCGGCATGCACCACGCCCCGCAGGAAGATTTCGACCACCCGCGTCTGGCGGACGGTCACCCGTTACGGCGACATGTGTTGTACCGCATCACGAGGGAGCAGTGGCTGGAAACCTTGCATGGATAA